A genomic segment from Ignavibacteriota bacterium encodes:
- a CDS encoding N-acetylmuramoyl-L-alanine amidase, protein MKDEPTGAAPAMPDLEERKRRWDLDVIVIDPGHGGKDPGTIGVTGLREKDVALSVGLKLGELIRKNFPGVKVVYTRSTDVFIPLYRRGQIANEAGGKLFISIHCNATPRKPSPTRGTEVYLLRPNRSEEAIAIAEQENAVITLEEGYEDRYQELTDENFILVTMAQTAYMRSSEVLAEQVHREMSKVPGLRGRGVRQAGFYVLVGAAMPNILVETAFVSNREDEKLLRSKTSQARMAEALYQGIVRYKKEYEKLLRHE, encoded by the coding sequence GTGAAGGATGAGCCCACGGGCGCCGCACCGGCCATGCCGGACCTTGAAGAACGTAAACGCCGATGGGACCTGGATGTGATCGTGATCGATCCCGGCCACGGCGGGAAGGATCCCGGTACGATCGGGGTGACGGGACTGCGGGAGAAGGATGTTGCCCTCAGCGTCGGGCTCAAGCTTGGCGAGCTGATCAGGAAGAATTTCCCCGGCGTGAAGGTGGTGTACACCCGATCCACCGACGTGTTCATCCCTCTGTACCGCCGCGGACAGATCGCCAACGAAGCGGGCGGAAAGCTGTTCATCAGTATCCATTGCAATGCCACGCCGCGTAAGCCGAGTCCGACCCGCGGCACCGAGGTGTATCTGCTGCGCCCCAACCGTTCGGAAGAGGCGATCGCCATCGCCGAACAGGAGAATGCCGTTATCACGCTCGAGGAAGGATACGAGGACCGGTATCAGGAGCTGACCGACGAGAATTTCATCCTCGTCACCATGGCGCAGACCGCGTACATGCGCTCCAGCGAGGTCCTTGCCGAGCAGGTGCATCGGGAAATGTCGAAGGTTCCCGGACTCCGCGGCCGGGGCGTCCGCCAGGCAGGCTTCTACGTCCTCGTGGGTGCCGCCATGCCGAACATCCTGGTGGAGACCGCATTCGTCTCGAACCGCGAGGACGAGAAACTGCTGCGCAGCAAGACGAGTCAGGCCCGCATGGCCGAGGCACTGTATCAGGGCATCGTCCGCTACAAGAAAGAATATGAGAAACTTCTCAGGCATGAGTAA
- a CDS encoding DUF2085 domain-containing protein has translation MSNSARAWMAYAAVVAGSALWFALIVAAPLLTHAGGASAAWGGHLYTFFHPICHQLEGRSLLLFGEPLAVCSRCSAIYAGFFVGALIYPFFRRVGTPHAPSRTMLIVALAPMVLDVALGVAGLHDATIGTRLITGALFGLLVPYVVMPVVLGAVHEFNAHQPPISQLQKGSTDA, from the coding sequence ATGAGTAACAGCGCCAGGGCATGGATGGCGTATGCGGCCGTTGTGGCCGGGTCAGCGCTCTGGTTCGCCCTGATCGTGGCCGCGCCGTTGCTCACGCATGCGGGCGGGGCGTCGGCCGCCTGGGGCGGACATCTGTACACGTTCTTCCACCCGATCTGTCATCAGCTGGAAGGGCGGTCGCTGCTGCTGTTCGGTGAACCGCTGGCGGTCTGCTCCCGCTGCTCGGCGATCTATGCCGGCTTCTTCGTCGGAGCGCTGATCTATCCGTTCTTCCGGCGCGTGGGCACACCGCACGCGCCGTCGCGCACCATGCTCATCGTTGCACTGGCACCGATGGTCCTGGATGTGGCGCTGGGCGTTGCCGGCCTGCACGATGCCACCATCGGCACGCGGCTCATCACCGGTGCGCTCTTTGGCCTGCTCGTTCCATATGTTGTCATGCCTGTTGTTCTGGGGGCCGTTCATGAATTCAACGCACACCAACCACCCATCTCCCAACTGCAGAAAGGATCCACCGATGCCTGA
- a CDS encoding sigma 54-interacting transcriptional regulator: MNSRHDQLLAITSALLGAYDPQRLFTAVAGHLREIFPVDAFGISYYDHRTDTFVRGMAMVAGGDILSLEPIPRTGAALEEICNAGVAVQLDETRVRQALARLVGLHTPPAGQSTHIVVLPVFGRDHTLLGVAAGLNSAGYAYTADDIAFLDQLGIQIGLAIENMQLHQENARLRMRLEAEGQYLKEEIDRAADVGGLIYASRLMDEAMQQIARTAPTDASVLLVGETGTGKELFARTLHARSASAHRPLVRVNCGAIPSGLIESTLFGHEKGAFTGAVHRHVGLFEVADGGTLFLDEIGELPLDMQVKLLRVLQEGEFTRVGGHEPLHVSVRIVAATNRPIEEMVAAGTFRADLYYRLAVVPIAIPPLRARREDIPLLATAFVQKYSRRFHKPVRQISREALQRLECYPFPGNVRELENLIERAVVLCDDTTLGPEHFPLSTVKAHGIAPVPEPGSAGQQDDERERILTALRQANWIIEGARGAAKRLGIKPSTLRGRIIRLGIERPL, from the coding sequence ATGAACTCCCGTCACGACCAACTGCTGGCCATAACATCCGCACTCCTCGGGGCCTATGATCCCCAACGGCTCTTCACCGCCGTTGCCGGACACCTCCGCGAGATCTTCCCCGTCGATGCCTTCGGCATCTCGTACTACGATCACCGCACGGATACGTTCGTACGGGGCATGGCCATGGTCGCAGGCGGCGATATCCTCAGCCTCGAACCGATCCCCCGCACCGGTGCCGCCCTCGAAGAGATCTGCAACGCCGGCGTGGCGGTGCAGCTCGATGAAACCCGCGTACGCCAGGCACTCGCACGCCTCGTGGGCCTGCATACCCCACCCGCCGGACAGTCGACGCATATCGTCGTCCTCCCGGTGTTCGGCCGCGATCATACCCTGCTGGGCGTGGCCGCCGGACTCAACTCGGCCGGCTATGCGTACACCGCGGACGATATCGCATTCCTCGATCAGCTCGGGATCCAGATCGGGCTCGCCATCGAGAACATGCAACTGCATCAGGAGAACGCACGCCTCCGGATGCGCCTCGAAGCAGAAGGACAGTACCTCAAGGAAGAGATCGACCGTGCGGCGGATGTGGGCGGACTGATCTACGCGAGCCGGCTCATGGACGAGGCAATGCAGCAGATCGCCCGCACAGCCCCCACGGACGCATCGGTGCTGCTCGTGGGCGAGACCGGCACGGGGAAGGAACTGTTCGCGCGCACCCTCCACGCCCGCAGCGCATCGGCACACCGTCCGCTCGTACGCGTCAACTGCGGCGCCATCCCGTCCGGACTCATCGAAAGCACGCTCTTCGGACACGAGAAGGGCGCATTCACCGGCGCCGTGCACCGCCACGTCGGGTTGTTCGAAGTGGCCGACGGCGGCACGCTCTTCCTCGACGAGATCGGCGAGCTGCCGCTCGATATGCAGGTGAAGCTGCTGCGCGTGCTGCAGGAAGGCGAGTTCACCCGCGTGGGCGGACACGAACCGCTGCACGTGAGCGTGCGCATCGTGGCGGCGACCAACAGGCCGATCGAGGAGATGGTGGCGGCGGGGACGTTCCGCGCCGACCTGTACTACCGCCTCGCCGTCGTGCCGATCGCCATCCCGCCCCTCCGTGCGCGGCGCGAAGACATCCCGCTCCTTGCCACGGCCTTCGTGCAGAAGTATTCGCGCCGGTTCCACAAACCGGTGCGGCAGATCTCGCGCGAGGCACTGCAACGGCTCGAATGCTATCCGTTCCCCGGCAACGTCCGCGAACTCGAGAACCTCATCGAACGGGCGGTCGTCCTCTGCGACGACACCACCCTGGGGCCGGAACATTTTCCGCTTTCCACCGTGAAAGCACATGGTATCGCGCCGGTACCGGAGCCCGGATCGGCCGGGCAACAGGACGATGAGCGCGAGCGTATCCTAACGGCGCTGCGCCAGGCCAACTGGATCATCGAAGGGGCCCGGGGAGCGGCAAAGCGCCTCGGGATCAAACCCAGCACCCTGCGCGGGCGGATCATCCGGCTTGGCATCGAACGGCCTCTCTAG
- a CDS encoding DUF3365 domain-containing protein, with protein MVRSSPICIFAVSVLLVALPMRAQHSADTFPTEARKAALRLSMELKGALARHMAAGGPSAAVTVCADSAQILTAAVCSATGLTVQRVSTRARNPKNAPDSTDLRALAEFERLKTSGVLADSTTLSIGDPDGARRLYVPILTGPFCLTCHGKQESFTPELRRILKQRYPDDRASGYAPGDLRGAIRVAEKVR; from the coding sequence ATGGTACGATCGTCACCCATCTGCATCTTCGCGGTATCGGTATTGCTTGTCGCACTGCCGATGCGCGCCCAACATTCTGCCGACACGTTCCCGACGGAGGCACGGAAGGCTGCACTGCGGCTCAGCATGGAACTGAAGGGAGCACTCGCGCGCCACATGGCCGCAGGCGGCCCCTCTGCGGCCGTCACCGTCTGCGCCGACAGCGCGCAGATCCTGACCGCCGCGGTCTGCTCCGCCACCGGGCTGACCGTGCAGCGCGTCAGCACACGGGCGCGGAACCCGAAGAATGCGCCCGATTCCACAGACCTGCGCGCCCTCGCGGAGTTCGAGCGGCTGAAGACCTCCGGCGTTCTCGCTGACAGCACCACCCTCTCCATTGGAGATCCGGACGGTGCCCGGCGTCTTTATGTCCCCATCCTTACCGGCCCCTTCTGCCTCACCTGCCACGGAAAGCAGGAGTCATTTACGCCGGAGCTCCGGAGGATCCTCAAACAACGTTATCCGGACGACAGGGCAAGCGGCTATGCCCCTGGTGATCTCCGCGGGGCCATCCGGGTGGCCGAAAAGGTGCGATAA
- a CDS encoding MerR family transcriptional regulator, translating to METLYSIGEAADLLGVSVPTLRLYEREGLIIPIRKKSRHRLYAPSDLERIRCLRKSINQDKVGIAGMRRMLALIPCWKVHECKAPDRETCPAFSDDQTPCWKVSPRPVACSDADCRNCTVYNHVTDCTALKRTIAQFTIDKG from the coding sequence ATGGAAACCCTTTACAGCATCGGGGAAGCCGCTGACCTCCTGGGGGTATCGGTACCAACGCTTCGCCTCTACGAGCGCGAAGGACTCATCATTCCCATCCGGAAAAAATCCCGGCACCGCCTGTACGCTCCCTCCGATCTCGAGCGCATTCGCTGCCTGCGGAAGAGCATCAACCAGGACAAAGTGGGCATCGCCGGTATGCGGCGCATGCTCGCCCTGATCCCCTGCTGGAAGGTGCACGAGTGCAAAGCACCCGACCGCGAGACGTGTCCCGCATTCAGCGACGACCAGACGCCGTGCTGGAAGGTCTCACCGAGGCCGGTCGCCTGCAGCGATGCCGATTGCAGGAACTGTACGGTGTACAATCATGTCACCGATTGCACCGCATTGAAACGCACGATCGCACAGTTCACCATCGACAAGGGGTGA
- a CDS encoding OsmC family protein has translation MATKQAVVKQVNNGVTFMAKGDSGHWVNMDGPADFGGSNAASRPKELILFALGGCTGSDVVAILRKKRVPVQDFEMNLTATQAEEHPQVYTSIHVEYVFYGTGINPADVERAIELSTTKYCAVSAMLKASVALTHSFKIEPPKVAA, from the coding sequence ATGGCGACCAAACAGGCGGTTGTGAAGCAAGTGAACAATGGTGTCACCTTCATGGCGAAGGGCGATTCCGGACACTGGGTGAACATGGATGGGCCGGCGGATTTCGGCGGAAGCAATGCCGCATCACGCCCCAAGGAGCTCATCCTCTTCGCGCTCGGCGGGTGCACGGGGAGCGATGTGGTGGCGATCCTCAGGAAGAAGCGCGTACCGGTGCAGGACTTCGAAATGAACCTCACCGCAACGCAGGCCGAGGAACATCCGCAGGTCTATACGAGCATCCACGTCGAGTACGTCTTCTACGGCACCGGCATCAACCCGGCGGATGTTGAACGCGCCATCGAACTGTCGACGACCAAGTATTGCGCCGTCTCTGCAATGTTGAAGGCGAGTGTCGCCCTCACCCATTCATTCAAGATCGAACCACCGAAGGTCGCGGCCTGA
- a CDS encoding sigma-54-dependent Fis family transcriptional regulator: MTPRFSILLVDDEPGQRTVLAGFLRKKAHTVREAGSVGEALTLVAQEVPNIVLTDMRMTDRTGLDLLREVRKISPDTTVIIMTAFGTIEQAVQAMQDGAYSYLTKPIDLGELDVLMQRIGEREQLISENRLLKEQLVNRYALTGIIAGSPAMETVLNTAGRVAQSRASVLVRGESGTGKELIARAIHYNSPRAAEPFIAVNCAALNEHLLESELFGHEKGAFTGADRQRRGRFEAADGGTLFLDEVGDIPLSMQVKLLRVLQERSFERVGGTAPIEVDVRLIAATNRDLESMIKAGTFREDLLYRLNVVTLDIPPLRERREDIAPLAQHFTVRFSQENQRSAMSWSREAWELVQRHAYPGNVRELENIIQRAVILARGDVITMEDLPPVMKNLQPEPPASAGREVADLPGQVDRLEKELVLEALRLHKGNQSRAAGQLGISERNLRYRLKKWGIK; this comes from the coding sequence ATGACGCCCCGTTTCTCGATCCTCCTTGTGGACGATGAGCCCGGACAACGTACCGTGCTTGCCGGATTCCTGAGGAAGAAGGCGCATACCGTGCGTGAAGCGGGAAGCGTTGGCGAAGCACTCACGCTCGTTGCGCAGGAAGTCCCGAACATCGTTCTGACGGATATGCGGATGACCGACAGGACGGGGCTCGATCTGCTGCGGGAGGTCCGGAAGATCAGCCCGGATACCACCGTGATCATCATGACGGCGTTCGGCACGATCGAACAGGCCGTGCAGGCGATGCAGGACGGCGCCTACAGCTACCTGACGAAGCCCATCGATCTGGGCGAACTCGACGTGCTCATGCAGCGCATCGGCGAACGCGAACAGCTCATCTCCGAGAACCGGCTGCTGAAAGAGCAGCTGGTGAACCGCTATGCGCTGACCGGCATCATCGCGGGCTCGCCGGCGATGGAGACCGTACTGAATACCGCGGGGCGCGTTGCCCAGAGCCGGGCATCCGTGCTGGTGCGCGGCGAGAGCGGCACGGGCAAGGAACTCATCGCGCGCGCGATCCATTATAACAGTCCGCGCGCGGCGGAGCCGTTCATCGCTGTGAACTGCGCCGCGTTGAACGAACATCTGCTCGAGAGCGAACTCTTCGGACATGAAAAAGGCGCCTTCACCGGGGCCGACCGTCAGCGCCGCGGGAGGTTCGAAGCGGCCGACGGCGGGACGTTGTTCCTTGACGAGGTGGGCGACATCCCGCTCTCCATGCAGGTGAAGCTGCTGCGGGTGCTGCAGGAACGGTCGTTCGAGCGTGTCGGCGGCACGGCCCCGATCGAAGTGGATGTGCGGCTCATCGCGGCCACGAACCGCGACCTGGAATCCATGATCAAGGCCGGCACGTTCCGTGAGGACCTGTTGTACCGGCTGAACGTCGTCACCCTGGACATCCCGCCGTTGCGCGAACGGCGCGAGGACATCGCACCGCTCGCACAACATTTCACCGTGCGCTTCTCGCAGGAGAATCAGCGGAGCGCGATGTCGTGGTCGCGCGAGGCATGGGAACTGGTGCAACGCCATGCGTATCCGGGCAACGTGCGCGAGCTGGAGAATATCATCCAGCGTGCGGTGATCCTGGCACGCGGCGATGTGATCACGATGGAGGATCTGCCGCCGGTCATGAAGAACCTGCAGCCGGAGCCGCCCGCATCCGCCGGTCGCGAGGTGGCGGACCTGCCCGGGCAGGTGGACCGCCTGGAGAAGGAACTTGTGCTGGAGGCATTGCGGTTACACAAAGGGAACCAGTCCCGCGCGGCAGGCCAACTGGGAATATCGGAGCGCAACCTCCGGTATCGCCTCAAGAAGTGGGGCATCAAGTAG
- a CDS encoding rhodanese-like domain-containing protein translates to MSVKNITPQQLKDLLTQAPAPFLLDVREPFELQAFGAVPGVVNIPMDEVTGRMQDLPDDRSIPLVVICQSGARSAEVASYLDRKGFTAVHNLQGGTYGWLRSAHA, encoded by the coding sequence ATGAGCGTCAAGAACATCACGCCGCAGCAACTGAAAGACCTTCTCACGCAGGCTCCCGCGCCATTCCTTCTGGATGTGCGCGAGCCGTTCGAACTGCAGGCGTTCGGAGCGGTTCCCGGGGTGGTGAACATCCCCATGGATGAAGTGACGGGCCGTATGCAGGACCTCCCGGACGACCGGTCGATCCCGCTCGTGGTGATCTGCCAGAGCGGGGCACGTTCGGCGGAGGTCGCCTCCTATCTGGACAGGAAAGGGTTCACCGCGGTACACAATCTGCAGGGCGGTACGTATGGCTGGCTGAGGTCCGCGCATGCATAA
- a CDS encoding methyltransferase domain-containing protein, which yields MHKFEPGNAARLERAERYQLIPPVETLQKLGLKPGMTFVDIGAGTGFFARAASEIVGPEGRVFAADIAQGMLTFMEGQGVPANMTLILSDEYTVPVSDGIADMAFMAFVAHETPDLLRFIGEAARLTGPAGRIAIVEWKRQVEEQGPPESERLAESSLLAQVAGHYTVLEHGALNASHYYIVLQQGKRP from the coding sequence ATGCATAAGTTCGAACCAGGCAACGCCGCGCGGCTCGAGCGTGCAGAGCGGTACCAGCTCATCCCCCCGGTGGAGACGCTGCAGAAGCTCGGGTTGAAACCCGGCATGACGTTCGTGGATATCGGTGCCGGGACGGGGTTCTTTGCCCGTGCCGCATCAGAGATCGTTGGCCCGGAAGGGCGTGTGTTCGCGGCCGATATCGCCCAGGGGATGCTCACGTTCATGGAAGGCCAGGGTGTGCCTGCGAACATGACCCTGATCCTCTCGGACGAGTACACGGTGCCGGTCTCCGACGGGATCGCAGACATGGCATTCATGGCGTTCGTGGCGCATGAGACCCCCGACCTTCTCCGGTTCATCGGCGAAGCGGCGCGGCTGACCGGCCCTGCCGGAAGGATCGCCATCGTGGAATGGAAGCGGCAGGTCGAAGAACAAGGCCCGCCGGAATCCGAACGCCTCGCGGAGAGCAGCCTTCTTGCTCAGGTAGCAGGGCACTATACCGTGCTCGAGCATGGGGCGCTGAATGCTTCCCACTATTATATTGTTCTCCAGCAGGGGAAACGCCCATGA
- a CDS encoding rhodanese-like domain-containing protein: MTRNTLLLLIAGILLTSLAACQGPDIPVITPAETHAQLGNDSLYLFLDVRTQQEFDGPSGHVPGSILIPVQELEARVGELAPYRGRTIIAICRSGNRSGMATSFLREQKFEARNMTGGMNRWNSEGLPVQHTENK, translated from the coding sequence ATGACAAGGAACACACTGCTTCTCCTCATCGCAGGCATCCTCCTGACCAGCCTCGCGGCATGCCAGGGCCCGGATATCCCGGTGATCACCCCTGCCGAAACACATGCGCAGCTCGGGAACGATTCGCTCTATCTCTTCCTTGATGTCCGGACGCAGCAGGAGTTCGATGGCCCTTCAGGCCACGTCCCCGGATCGATCCTGATCCCGGTGCAGGAACTCGAGGCGCGGGTGGGAGAACTTGCCCCGTACAGGGGGCGGACCATCATCGCCATCTGCCGTTCCGGGAACCGCAGCGGCATGGCAACGAGCTTCCTGCGCGAACAGAAATTTGAAGCACGCAATATGACGGGCGGCATGAACCGCTGGAATTCGGAAGGATTGCCCGTCCAACACACGGAGAACAAATGA
- a CDS encoding rhodanese-like domain-containing protein, with the protein MTTSQIVLYGILAFLIFIYARKFLLTRSVARYTPSQLADRLKEGGVVLLDVRTAGEYNGGHMKGAIHIPVQELATRTDELKKHIDREIVCYCQSGSRSLMGAARLKKLGYRTASLDGGIAEWNFLYR; encoded by the coding sequence ATGACGACATCACAGATCGTACTCTATGGCATCCTTGCGTTCCTGATCTTCATCTACGCGCGGAAGTTCCTGCTCACCCGGTCCGTCGCACGGTATACACCGTCGCAACTGGCGGACCGCCTCAAGGAAGGCGGCGTGGTGCTGCTGGATGTGCGCACGGCCGGCGAATACAACGGCGGACATATGAAGGGCGCGATCCATATCCCCGTGCAGGAGCTTGCCACACGGACGGATGAATTGAAGAAGCATATCGATCGCGAGATCGTGTGCTATTGCCAGTCGGGCAGCCGGAGCCTCATGGGCGCGGCGCGGCTGAAGAAGCTCGGGTACCGCACGGCGAGCCTCGATGGCGGCATTGCGGAATGGAATTTCCTTTACCGATAA
- a CDS encoding DUF302 domain-containing protein, protein MRYGTSKEVALPFEQAVEKVTEELKKEGFGVLTTIDVKETLKKKLNVDVPRYVILGACNPPFAHKALQVEEEIGLLLPCNVIVYEKDGRTRVSVFDPMIMSVIIENNDMVPVALEVKARLDRVIAAM, encoded by the coding sequence ATGCGCTACGGCACATCCAAAGAGGTTGCCCTGCCATTCGAGCAGGCGGTCGAGAAGGTGACGGAAGAGCTGAAGAAGGAAGGGTTCGGGGTCCTGACGACCATCGATGTAAAGGAGACGCTGAAGAAGAAGCTCAACGTGGACGTTCCGCGCTACGTCATCCTTGGCGCGTGCAATCCCCCCTTCGCGCACAAGGCGCTCCAGGTCGAGGAGGAGATCGGCCTGTTGTTGCCGTGCAACGTGATCGTGTACGAGAAGGACGGCCGCACGCGTGTGTCGGTGTTCGACCCGATGATCATGAGCGTCATCATCGAGAACAACGACATGGTGCCCGTGGCACTGGAAGTGAAGGCGCGGCTCGACCGCGTGATCGCGGCCATGTAG
- a CDS encoding glycosyltransferase family 2 protein: MTLLEVDLSALFVVAVILIWFMIGYQFLLTVFGYINFLRSARERKDVDGISFTYPTCTILIPAHNEEMVIRRTVESMCRLVYPRDRLKIMVINDGSKDRTREIVLELAAQDDRVVLFDVPQGQGGKGKSRALNLGIRQVDAEIIAIYDADNTPDPDALRYLVAQLILHPELGAVLGKFRTVNKNATLLTRFINIETLGFQSMLQAGRWQMHHIATLPGTNFVMRAALIAELGGWDEEALTEDSELSIRIYEHGYRIKYIPYAVTYEQEPQEWAVWIRQRMRWVRGNNYVIGKFFRHIPHFKNRRLAFDLLYTLALYYVFFIAIVISDILFVVSALSLVSIALPGPYTAVWILAFFLFLGEMLVTLSYDREDTLSNLGLAFLMYFTYCQLWMYIVIKAWWSDYVRKEKRVWAKTERFAVGAAEQVKTEE; this comes from the coding sequence ATGACGCTTCTTGAAGTTGACCTGAGCGCTCTGTTCGTCGTTGCGGTCATCCTGATATGGTTCATGATCGGGTATCAGTTCCTGCTCACCGTGTTCGGCTACATCAATTTTCTCCGCTCGGCACGGGAACGAAAGGACGTCGATGGCATCTCCTTTACGTATCCGACCTGCACGATCCTCATCCCCGCACACAATGAGGAGATGGTCATCCGCCGCACGGTGGAGTCCATGTGCCGGCTTGTGTATCCGCGCGACCGCCTGAAGATCATGGTGATCAATGACGGATCGAAGGACCGGACACGGGAGATCGTGCTCGAGCTGGCGGCGCAGGACGACCGCGTCGTGCTCTTCGATGTGCCGCAGGGGCAGGGCGGGAAGGGGAAATCGCGTGCGCTGAACCTGGGCATCCGCCAGGTGGATGCGGAGATCATCGCGATCTATGATGCCGACAACACGCCCGATCCGGACGCGCTCCGGTATCTCGTGGCCCAGCTCATCCTCCACCCCGAACTGGGTGCGGTGCTCGGGAAGTTCCGGACGGTGAACAAGAACGCCACGTTGCTGACGCGCTTCATCAACATCGAGACCCTCGGGTTCCAATCGATGCTGCAGGCCGGCCGGTGGCAGATGCATCACATCGCGACCCTGCCGGGGACGAACTTCGTCATGCGCGCCGCGCTCATCGCGGAGCTTGGCGGGTGGGATGAGGAAGCGCTCACGGAGGATTCCGAGCTGAGCATCCGCATCTACGAACACGGCTACCGGATCAAGTACATCCCGTATGCCGTCACGTACGAACAGGAGCCGCAGGAATGGGCGGTGTGGATCCGGCAGCGCATGCGGTGGGTCCGGGGGAACAACTATGTGATCGGGAAGTTCTTCCGCCACATCCCCCATTTCAAGAACCGGCGCCTTGCCTTCGATCTGCTCTATACGCTCGCATTGTACTATGTCTTCTTCATCGCGATCGTCATTTCGGACATCCTGTTCGTTGTCAGTGCCTTGAGCCTGGTGAGCATCGCGCTCCCGGGGCCGTACACCGCGGTGTGGATCCTGGCGTTCTTCCTGTTCCTGGGGGAGATGCTGGTCACGCTCTCCTACGACCGCGAGGATACGCTCAGCAACCTCGGTCTCGCGTTCCTCATGTACTTCACGTACTGCCAGCTCTGGATGTATATCGTCATCAAGGCGTGGTGGTCGGATTATGTGCGGAAGGAGAAACGGGTGTGGGCGAAGACCGAACGGTTCGCGGTGGGAGCGGCGGAACAAGTGAAGACCGAAGAGTGA